A single window of Micrococcaceae bacterium Sec5.1 DNA harbors:
- the dnaJ gene encoding molecular chaperone DnaJ translates to MSSHYDVLGVSPEATGEEIKKAYRKLARKLHPDVNPGEDVAEQFKAVTHAYEVLSDPQKRRVYDATGNENGTDNGFGGGYSGQGFAFQDIFDTFFGGGGGHAGPASRVRRGQDALISVRIDLKDAVFGVNKKLEVDTAVVCPTCDGSCCRPGTHPERCDICGGSGQVQRAVRSILGQVMTTAPCGSCEGFGTVIKDPCNECNGQGRIRSRRSLTIKVPAGVATGTRIQLSGQGEAGPAGGPAGDLYVEIRVNNDSTYIREGDDLHATLSVPMTAAALGTELSLETFDGPQEIDVKAGTQSGEVITLRGLGVTHLRGYGRGDLKVHLHVETPVKLDPAQEELLQQLAKLRGEQFSEGKLVASGGMFAKLRDKLGNL, encoded by the coding sequence TTGAGCAGCCACTATGACGTTTTGGGAGTCTCGCCGGAAGCCACCGGGGAAGAGATCAAAAAGGCGTACCGCAAGTTGGCGCGAAAGCTTCACCCGGACGTCAACCCGGGGGAGGATGTCGCGGAGCAGTTCAAGGCCGTGACGCATGCTTACGAAGTGCTGTCCGACCCCCAAAAGCGCCGCGTCTACGATGCCACCGGTAACGAGAATGGCACCGACAACGGCTTTGGTGGCGGCTACTCCGGCCAGGGTTTCGCGTTCCAGGACATCTTCGATACCTTCTTCGGCGGTGGCGGCGGGCACGCTGGTCCGGCCTCCCGTGTGCGCCGGGGCCAGGACGCACTGATCAGTGTCCGCATCGACCTCAAGGACGCCGTGTTTGGTGTCAACAAGAAGCTCGAAGTTGATACGGCTGTCGTCTGCCCCACCTGCGATGGCAGCTGCTGCCGGCCGGGCACACACCCGGAGCGCTGTGACATCTGTGGCGGCAGCGGCCAAGTCCAGCGGGCCGTTCGATCCATCCTGGGCCAAGTCATGACCACGGCGCCGTGTGGTTCCTGTGAGGGCTTCGGTACGGTCATCAAGGATCCCTGCAACGAGTGCAACGGGCAGGGCCGTATCCGCAGCCGGCGTTCCCTCACCATCAAGGTTCCTGCCGGTGTTGCGACAGGTACGCGCATCCAACTCTCCGGACAGGGCGAAGCAGGACCAGCTGGCGGACCTGCGGGCGACCTCTACGTAGAGATCCGCGTCAACAATGACTCCACGTATATCCGCGAAGGCGACGACCTGCACGCAACACTGAGCGTTCCGATGACAGCCGCCGCCTTGGGCACGGAACTGAGCCTGGAAACTTTCGACGGGCCCCAGGAGATTGATGTCAAGGCCGGCACCCAGTCCGGCGAGGTCATCACGCTTCGCGGGTTGGGCGTTACCCACCTCAGGGGCTATGGCCGAGGCGATCTCAAGGTGCACCTGCACGTTGAGACACCGGTCAAGCTGGATCCGGCACAGGAAGAGCTCCTGCAGCAGCTTGCCAAGTTGCGCGGCGAGCAGTTCAGCGAAGGAAAACTCGTGGCCAGCGGCGGCATGTTCGCCAAGCTGCGGGACAAGCTCGGTAACCTGTAG
- the hrcA gene encoding heat-inducible transcriptional repressor HrcA — protein sequence MSEPRKLEVLRAIVEDYVHSREPVGSKALVERHHLGVSSATIRNDMAVLEEEGLIAAPHTSAGRIPTDKGYRLFVDRISQVKPLSAAERRAIHSLLEGPDDLDDILERTVRLLSQLTNQVAVVQYPHSNRALVRHVEFVLLAPKQVLVVLIADTGSVGQKVIEAGSDVSNEALMALRSRFLGSIAGTQLALLPQVLPSVVALCPPELRGLAQHLAQGLQALSDTSREERIVMAGTANLARSNVDFPLSIGPVLEALEEQVVMLRLLSDMGDDPRGVTVSIGRENPYDGLAEASVVATGYGSGAKVGILGPTRMDYPTTMAAVRAVARYLSRILGG from the coding sequence ATGAGTGAGCCACGCAAGCTTGAAGTGCTGCGCGCAATCGTTGAGGATTATGTGCATTCCCGTGAGCCTGTTGGATCCAAGGCACTTGTGGAGCGGCACCATCTGGGCGTTTCCAGCGCCACCATCCGGAACGATATGGCTGTGCTGGAAGAAGAAGGCCTCATCGCAGCGCCGCATACCAGCGCAGGCCGCATCCCCACGGACAAGGGCTATCGGCTGTTCGTGGACCGCATCTCGCAGGTCAAACCGTTGTCCGCCGCGGAGCGTCGAGCCATCCACTCGCTCCTTGAAGGGCCGGACGACCTCGATGACATCCTTGAGCGCACGGTCAGGCTACTGTCGCAACTGACCAACCAGGTCGCCGTCGTTCAGTACCCGCACTCCAACCGTGCCCTGGTCCGTCACGTTGAATTTGTCCTCCTGGCGCCAAAGCAGGTGCTCGTGGTGCTCATCGCAGATACAGGAAGCGTTGGCCAGAAGGTCATCGAGGCTGGCTCCGATGTAAGCAACGAGGCGTTGATGGCCCTGCGCTCCCGGTTCCTGGGAAGCATCGCGGGAACCCAGCTGGCACTGCTGCCGCAGGTGTTGCCTTCCGTAGTGGCGCTGTGCCCGCCGGAGCTTCGGGGACTCGCGCAGCATCTTGCCCAAGGTCTCCAAGCCCTCAGCGACACCAGCCGTGAAGAGCGCATCGTCATGGCCGGAACAGCCAACCTTGCCCGCTCCAATGTCGATTTCCCGTTGAGCATTGGGCCAGTGCTGGAAGCTCTTGAGGAACAAGTTGTCATGCTTCGGTTGTTGTCCGATATGGGGGATGATCCCCGCGGCGTGACAGTGAGCATCGGGCGCGAGAATCCTTACGACGGCCTGGCCGAGGCCTCGGTCGTGGCAACGGGGTACGGCTCCGGTGCCAAGGTGGGAATCCTCGGACCAACCCGGATGGACTATCCCACCACCATGGCTGCCGTGCGCGCCGTGGCCCGTTACCTTTCCCGCATTCTCGGCGGCTGA
- a CDS encoding DUF3097 domain-containing protein, protein MAFDTWGPQDLSAPAKRQLPEVAVQRGMVLEDVQSGWVGEVTRVEKSGGMHIVSLEDRRGKTKSFQLGFGFLLEGQAIRLMPPAAKAPGSPVQSGRTASGSVRVLGHRAQVAKASRIWVEGKHDAELVEKVWGDDLRIEGIVVEPLHGVDDLKSAIAAFSPGPGRRLGILVDHLVAGSKESRIAAEAMTVPGAAGNVLIVGHPYIDVWQAIRPKVLGIERWPEVPRGTDWKTGILTAFGWPHETAEDIGLGWQRLLGAVRSYADLEASLLGRVEEVIDFLTTA, encoded by the coding sequence TTGGCTTTCGATACGTGGGGCCCGCAGGATCTGTCCGCTCCTGCCAAACGCCAACTCCCCGAGGTAGCCGTCCAGCGCGGGATGGTCCTTGAAGACGTCCAGTCCGGCTGGGTGGGCGAAGTCACACGGGTGGAGAAATCGGGGGGAATGCACATCGTCTCCCTTGAGGACAGGCGTGGCAAAACCAAGTCGTTCCAACTCGGGTTCGGTTTCCTGCTTGAAGGGCAGGCCATCCGTCTCATGCCTCCGGCGGCAAAGGCTCCTGGTTCGCCTGTGCAGTCGGGTCGAACGGCATCCGGGTCCGTAAGGGTCCTGGGCCATCGTGCACAGGTGGCCAAGGCGAGCCGTATTTGGGTGGAAGGCAAGCACGACGCCGAACTGGTGGAGAAAGTCTGGGGCGACGACCTCCGCATTGAGGGCATCGTCGTAGAGCCACTCCACGGCGTGGACGACCTCAAGTCAGCTATCGCCGCATTCTCGCCCGGGCCAGGGCGCAGGCTCGGGATCCTGGTAGACCACCTCGTGGCAGGCTCAAAGGAATCACGCATCGCCGCAGAAGCCATGACGGTGCCCGGAGCCGCCGGAAACGTCCTGATCGTCGGCCATCCATATATAGACGTCTGGCAAGCCATCCGGCCAAAAGTGCTGGGTATTGAGCGGTGGCCGGAAGTTCCACGAGGCACTGACTGGAAGACCGGGATACTGACCGCGTTCGGCTGGCCGCACGAAACCGCCGAAGACATTGGACTCGGCTGGCAGCGCCTGCTTGGTGCGGTACGCAGCTACGCCGACTTGGAAGCGTCGCTGCTGGGAAGGGTGGAGGAAGTCATCGATTTCCTCACCACTGCCTGA
- a CDS encoding DUF4870 domain-containing protein codes for MAENAPEEPGSAAGQPQYHGAPANALPLTASEDRQWATLAHFGGILGCLPSLLIYLIFRDRGPFTAQESKEALNFTLPPTIAAVLANILVLLPVVGNIFAVIATGIWVALTCFSVSAGIRVNHGQPHRYKLNLRWIK; via the coding sequence GTGGCAGAGAACGCCCCTGAAGAACCGGGCAGCGCCGCAGGCCAGCCCCAGTACCATGGCGCGCCAGCAAATGCACTCCCACTGACGGCAAGCGAAGACCGGCAGTGGGCCACCCTTGCGCACTTCGGGGGAATTCTGGGATGCCTGCCGTCCCTGTTGATCTATCTCATCTTCCGTGATCGCGGGCCATTTACGGCGCAGGAATCCAAGGAAGCACTGAACTTCACGCTTCCTCCGACCATCGCGGCAGTCCTGGCAAATATCCTGGTTCTGCTTCCCGTCGTGGGCAATATCTTTGCAGTCATCGCCACGGGCATCTGGGTAGCCCTGACGTGCTTCTCGGTCTCGGCTGGTATCCGCGTCAATCACGGACAGCCCCACCGCTACAAGCTCAACCTGCGCTGGATTAAGTAG
- the hemW gene encoding radical SAM family heme chaperone HemW, whose translation MPSVLPLGDPAPADGLLPPQVLTGVQHRRFGLYVHIPFCAVRCGYCDFNTYTATELGGGASQDAYAGTAVTELDFAATAMDASGLPKRPLSTVFFGGGTPTLLPAEDLARILRAAVVQWGLEPGAEVTTEANPDSVTPESLQVLADAGFTRVSFGMQSAVPHVLKVLDRTHTPSRVPLVVQWAREAGLAVSLDLIYGTPGESMADWQLSLETALSYEPDHISAYALIVEDGTKLAAQIRRGEVPGIDDDDHAAKYELADKLISEAGLTWYEVSNWSKTPEQACRHNLAYWRGDDWWGIGPGAHSHVGGVRWWNVKHPTAYANRLAAGDSPAAGRETLDAETREVERIMLEARLGTGLSVDALDKVGRHAMAGLIAEELVDPGAAFKGRLVLTLKGRLLADAVVRRILPD comes from the coding sequence ATGCCCAGCGTCCTCCCTTTGGGCGACCCTGCACCTGCGGACGGTTTGTTGCCTCCGCAGGTGCTGACCGGCGTCCAGCACCGCAGGTTCGGCCTGTACGTGCACATCCCCTTCTGCGCGGTGAGGTGCGGTTATTGCGACTTCAACACCTACACGGCCACGGAGCTGGGTGGTGGGGCGTCGCAGGATGCTTACGCAGGCACGGCTGTCACTGAACTGGACTTTGCAGCCACAGCCATGGATGCCTCCGGTCTGCCGAAGCGCCCACTGAGCACTGTATTTTTCGGTGGGGGGACGCCCACGTTGCTCCCTGCCGAGGACTTGGCTCGTATCCTTCGTGCCGCCGTCGTGCAGTGGGGACTTGAACCGGGCGCTGAGGTGACCACCGAAGCCAACCCCGACTCCGTAACGCCCGAGTCGCTCCAGGTGCTGGCGGATGCCGGCTTTACGCGCGTCTCTTTCGGCATGCAGTCCGCGGTACCGCACGTCCTCAAAGTGCTGGACCGGACCCATACCCCGAGCCGCGTTCCGCTGGTGGTCCAGTGGGCGCGCGAGGCGGGCCTGGCCGTTAGCCTTGACCTCATCTACGGCACGCCGGGAGAGTCGATGGCGGACTGGCAACTGTCCCTCGAGACCGCCCTGTCCTACGAACCCGATCACATCAGCGCCTACGCTTTGATCGTGGAGGACGGCACAAAGCTGGCAGCCCAAATCCGTCGTGGCGAAGTTCCCGGAATTGACGACGACGATCACGCCGCCAAATATGAACTCGCCGACAAATTGATCTCGGAAGCCGGCTTGACGTGGTACGAAGTCAGCAACTGGTCCAAGACGCCTGAACAGGCCTGCCGTCACAACCTTGCCTATTGGCGGGGCGATGACTGGTGGGGGATCGGTCCCGGGGCTCACTCGCACGTGGGCGGTGTCCGCTGGTGGAACGTCAAGCACCCCACCGCTTACGCCAACCGGCTGGCTGCAGGAGACTCGCCGGCAGCTGGTAGGGAAACCCTTGACGCCGAAACCCGGGAAGTCGAGCGCATCATGCTTGAGGCCCGGCTCGGTACAGGTCTGTCCGTTGATGCGCTGGACAAAGTTGGCCGCCATGCGATGGCAGGACTGATCGCTGAAGAACTCGTGGATCCGGGTGCGGCCTTCAAGGGGCGCCTGGTTCTTACCCTTAAGGGCCGGCTCCTGGCCGACGCCGTGGTGCGCAGGATTCTGCCGGACTAA
- the lepA gene encoding translation elongation factor 4 translates to MSPMARTAPVPAATDPAIIRNFCIIAHIDHGKSTLADRMLQYTGVVQQRDMKAQYLDRMDIERERGITIKSQAVRMPWELDGTSYALNMIDTPGHVDFTYEVSRSLAACEGAVLLVDAAQGIEAQTLANLYLAMENNLTIIPVLNKIDLPAAQPEKYAAELANLIGGDPEDVLKVSGKTGVGVEALLDKIVRDLPAPVGDANAPARAMIFDSVYDTYRGVVTYVRVVDGMLHPRERIQMMSTRATHELLEIGVSSPEPTPSKGLGVGEVGYLITGVKDVRQSKVGDTVTNLAKPASESLSGYADAKPMVFSGLYPLDGTDYPVLRDALEKLMLNDAALVYEPETSAALGFGFRVGFLGLLHLEITRERLEREYNLDLISTAPNVEYEVTLEDKKVIHVTNPSEYPTGKISEVREPMVSATILAPNEFVGAIMELCQSRRGVMGGMDYLSEDRVEIRYRLPLAEIVFDFFDILKSKTRGYGSLDWKADGEQVADLVKVDIMLQGEQVDAFSAITHRDKAYAYGVMMTGKLRELIPRQQFEVPIQAAIGSRIIARESIRAIRKDVLAKCYGGDITRKRKLLEKQKEGKKRMKMVGRVEVPQEAFIAALTTDESKDKAKK, encoded by the coding sequence GTGTCTCCCATGGCCCGCACCGCACCGGTGCCCGCCGCAACAGATCCGGCCATCATCCGGAACTTCTGCATCATTGCCCACATCGACCACGGTAAGTCCACCTTGGCCGACCGCATGCTGCAGTACACCGGCGTCGTTCAACAGCGCGACATGAAGGCCCAGTATCTGGACCGTATGGATATCGAACGTGAGCGCGGCATCACCATCAAGTCCCAGGCAGTGCGTATGCCGTGGGAACTCGATGGCACCAGTTACGCCCTGAACATGATCGATACTCCTGGCCACGTCGACTTCACCTACGAGGTTTCGCGTTCCCTGGCAGCTTGTGAAGGCGCTGTGCTGCTGGTTGACGCAGCACAGGGGATCGAAGCCCAGACGCTTGCCAACCTCTACCTGGCGATGGAGAACAACCTCACCATCATCCCGGTGCTGAACAAGATCGACCTCCCGGCAGCCCAGCCTGAGAAGTATGCGGCGGAACTGGCCAACCTTATTGGCGGAGACCCGGAAGATGTCCTCAAGGTTTCAGGCAAGACCGGAGTAGGCGTGGAAGCGTTGCTGGACAAAATTGTCCGTGACCTCCCGGCTCCCGTGGGCGATGCCAATGCTCCTGCCCGCGCCATGATCTTCGACTCCGTCTATGACACCTACCGCGGCGTGGTCACTTACGTTCGCGTTGTGGACGGCATGCTGCACCCGCGTGAGCGGATCCAGATGATGTCCACGCGCGCCACTCACGAACTCCTGGAAATCGGCGTCAGCTCCCCGGAGCCCACACCTTCCAAGGGCTTGGGTGTGGGCGAGGTCGGCTACTTGATCACCGGTGTTAAGGACGTCCGCCAATCCAAGGTTGGCGATACCGTTACCAACCTCGCCAAGCCGGCGTCGGAGTCGCTCAGCGGCTACGCCGATGCCAAGCCCATGGTTTTCTCGGGTCTGTACCCGCTTGATGGAACTGACTATCCCGTGCTCCGTGATGCCCTCGAGAAGCTGATGCTTAACGACGCCGCTCTGGTCTATGAGCCCGAGACGTCCGCCGCATTGGGCTTTGGCTTCCGTGTTGGTTTCCTGGGTCTGCTCCACCTCGAAATCACCCGTGAGCGTCTTGAGCGCGAGTACAACCTCGATCTCATCTCCACAGCTCCCAACGTGGAATACGAGGTAACGCTGGAGGACAAGAAGGTGATCCACGTGACCAACCCCAGCGAATATCCCACAGGCAAGATCTCCGAGGTCCGAGAGCCTATGGTCTCAGCCACCATCCTGGCACCGAACGAGTTTGTTGGCGCCATCATGGAGCTGTGCCAGAGCCGCCGCGGCGTTATGGGTGGTATGGACTACCTCTCTGAGGACCGTGTGGAAATCAGGTACCGCCTGCCCTTGGCGGAAATCGTGTTCGACTTCTTCGACATCCTCAAATCCAAGACGCGCGGTTATGGTTCGCTGGACTGGAAGGCCGACGGCGAACAGGTTGCCGACCTCGTTAAGGTGGACATAATGCTCCAGGGCGAGCAGGTGGATGCTTTCAGTGCCATCACCCACCGTGACAAGGCCTACGCCTACGGTGTCATGATGACCGGCAAGCTGCGCGAACTCATCCCGCGTCAGCAATTCGAGGTGCCCATCCAGGCCGCCATCGGATCTCGCATTATTGCCCGCGAAAGCATTCGGGCCATCCGCAAGGACGTTCTTGCCAAGTGCTACGGCGGTGACATCACCCGTAAGCGCAAGCTGCTCGAGAAGCAGAAGGAAGGCAAGAAGCGCATGAAGATGGTGGGCCGCGTTGAAGTGCCTCAGGAAGCTTTCATCGCTGCGCTGACCACCGACGAGTCCAAGGACAAGGCAAAGAAGTAA
- a CDS encoding type II toxin-antitoxin system PemK/MazF family toxin, with amino-acid sequence MALDLRPLGKLILRSLKALGGSSTGRKNAPAGSPRQRTRQPAVGQQPGAYPGDFTGVTKLHYSPKPDGRPDPGEIVWTWVPFEEDFSQGKDRPVLLVGRDGEWLLGLMLTSKDHDNGRRVGDYVDVGVGQWDRQGRPSEVKLDRVIRVSSQAIRREGAVLGKPAFLEVSRALRDRHGWS; translated from the coding sequence ATGGCTTTGGACTTGCGCCCTTTGGGCAAACTCATCCTTCGATCCCTCAAGGCGCTAGGCGGCAGCAGTACTGGTAGGAAGAACGCTCCCGCTGGTTCCCCTCGGCAGCGAACCCGGCAACCCGCCGTCGGGCAACAACCGGGCGCCTACCCCGGCGACTTCACCGGCGTGACGAAACTGCACTACTCCCCCAAGCCGGATGGTCGGCCTGATCCCGGTGAAATTGTGTGGACCTGGGTTCCCTTTGAAGAGGACTTCTCGCAGGGCAAGGACCGCCCGGTGCTGTTGGTTGGCAGGGATGGCGAATGGCTCCTGGGCCTCATGCTGACATCCAAGGACCACGACAACGGCAGGCGGGTAGGGGATTACGTTGATGTTGGGGTGGGGCAATGGGACCGTCAAGGGCGCCCGAGTGAAGTCAAACTGGACCGCGTGATCCGGGTGAGCTCCCAGGCGATCCGACGGGAAGGTGCAGTCCTCGGCAAGCCAGCGTTCCTTGAGGTTTCCCGCGCCCTGAGGGATCGTCACGGCTGGAGCTAA
- the rpsT gene encoding 30S ribosomal protein S20 — MANIKSQKKRILTNEKARLRNNAVKSELKTAIRVVANAVESADKDAAATALVAASRKLDKAVSKGVIHKNNAANRKSAISKKVNAL, encoded by the coding sequence GTGGCTAATATCAAGTCCCAGAAGAAGCGCATCCTCACCAACGAGAAGGCTCGCCTGCGTAACAACGCCGTCAAGTCCGAGCTGAAGACGGCCATCCGCGTCGTTGCCAACGCCGTTGAGTCTGCTGACAAGGATGCTGCTGCAACTGCACTTGTTGCTGCCAGCCGGAAGCTGGACAAGGCTGTCAGCAAGGGCGTTATTCACAAGAACAACGCTGCAAACCGCAAGTCGGCGATCTCCAAGAAGGTCAACGCACTCTAA
- the holA gene encoding DNA polymerase III subunit delta: MAAAQNTRAKSVAANNVSWRDATPAAVVLITGPEEYIGIRAMERIRSQVRTATPDVELSRLNAGSYEAGSLAMTVTPSLFGEGKLIEVEGLEAMNDAFLADSLSYLARPEQDVVLVLRHAGGVRGKKLLDAVKSAGWPVIDCQPLKKDADKTAFVVSEFKAAGRRIDGEAVQALVNAVGANLSELAAACNQLIADATTAVDAATVERYYGGRVEATAFKVADAAMAGNGPVALSTLRHALSTGVDPVPLVAALAAKLRTLAKVAGAQGSSAHIAKSLGMQPWLVEQAQRDVRRWTPEGLIRSIQVVAEADAQVKGLSRDPVYAVEHAVTVIATSARRG; encoded by the coding sequence GTGGCTGCTGCCCAAAACACCCGGGCCAAGAGCGTCGCTGCGAACAACGTCAGCTGGCGGGACGCGACCCCGGCCGCCGTGGTGCTGATCACGGGCCCGGAGGAGTACATCGGTATTCGGGCCATGGAGCGCATCAGGTCCCAAGTGCGGACGGCAACTCCGGATGTTGAACTCAGCAGGCTGAACGCTGGCTCCTACGAGGCCGGGTCATTGGCGATGACCGTGACCCCGTCTCTGTTCGGCGAGGGAAAGCTCATTGAAGTTGAGGGCCTGGAAGCCATGAATGATGCGTTCCTGGCCGACTCTTTGTCGTACTTGGCCCGTCCCGAACAGGATGTGGTTCTGGTGCTGCGCCATGCCGGTGGTGTTCGCGGGAAGAAACTGCTTGACGCAGTGAAATCGGCTGGATGGCCTGTGATCGATTGCCAGCCTCTTAAGAAGGACGCGGACAAAACTGCGTTTGTTGTCTCGGAGTTCAAAGCCGCTGGTCGCCGGATTGATGGCGAAGCTGTCCAGGCCCTGGTCAATGCAGTGGGAGCCAATCTGTCCGAGCTCGCGGCCGCTTGCAACCAGCTAATTGCTGACGCGACGACAGCCGTGGATGCAGCAACCGTGGAACGTTACTACGGCGGACGCGTCGAGGCCACGGCATTCAAGGTGGCCGATGCCGCGATGGCGGGCAACGGGCCAGTGGCTTTGTCCACCTTGCGACATGCCCTGTCTACCGGGGTTGATCCTGTTCCCTTGGTGGCTGCGCTTGCGGCAAAGCTGCGCACGTTGGCCAAGGTTGCCGGAGCCCAAGGATCGTCGGCCCACATCGCGAAAAGCCTGGGTATGCAGCCTTGGCTCGTCGAGCAGGCCCAGCGGGACGTCCGTCGTTGGACCCCGGAGGGCCTCATTCGCTCTATACAGGTTGTCGCCGAGGCCGACGCCCAAGTCAAAGGCCTGTCCCGCGATCCTGTGTATGCCGTGGAACACGCGGTAACCGTTATCGCTACCTCCGCGCGGCGGGGTTAA
- a CDS encoding ComEC/Rec2 family competence protein — protein MVEDSERDRLLRRLDLRLVPAVLLTWVAALAGSVLTAAWSATVGAVLAAAATALLFHSRLRATGASRARTVPATLALACVLGAVAAGHCALAAGKRDQGPLGAVVDADAGVVIQVRVTGSPSAVPQPGHSGNTRWSVPANLVSLTTEGNVIRGSASLIVIGDDAWQDIRPGQRVRTTGTLKEVRPGQSEAAILTASTKPVVLGSAFDLQDSAAKLREQLRDAASWLPPDAAGLLPGMVTGDTSALPESLEADMKTTGMVHLTAVSGANCSLILGGFILLARCLRLARPPAAAFAGCGLGAFVVLVGPEPSVLRAAVMGFVGMAALTGGLRGRPLTFLCLATVVLLLLDPTLASNFGFLLSVLATLGIVLLASRIASWFPGTIPKWLAVGVSVPLSAQVLCGPVIAALQPQFSPYALIANVIAGPLVAPITILGTLSVPLSAIHPLAAAIPIALAGGCASGVAGIARFFAGLPGAALPWAEGPAGIVAMSISSVVTVLVVWTALHPGGVLLRMRVLHHRVMVVLERLDNIARRK, from the coding sequence GTGGTTGAGGATTCAGAACGCGATCGCTTGCTGAGGCGTCTGGATCTCCGGTTGGTTCCTGCCGTGCTTCTCACGTGGGTCGCTGCACTGGCTGGCAGTGTTCTCACAGCCGCGTGGTCGGCGACTGTTGGCGCAGTCCTTGCCGCTGCCGCCACCGCCTTGCTGTTTCATTCGCGTCTGCGGGCAACCGGGGCCTCACGTGCCAGGACAGTTCCGGCTACTCTCGCCTTGGCCTGTGTACTTGGTGCTGTGGCGGCTGGGCATTGTGCTTTGGCTGCCGGAAAGCGGGACCAAGGTCCCCTCGGGGCCGTCGTCGACGCCGACGCCGGTGTGGTCATCCAGGTCCGGGTCACAGGCAGCCCTTCTGCTGTACCGCAGCCCGGGCATTCCGGCAATACCCGATGGTCCGTTCCGGCGAACCTGGTCAGCCTTACCACCGAAGGGAACGTAATTCGCGGTTCTGCCTCTCTTATCGTCATTGGTGACGATGCGTGGCAGGACATACGCCCGGGACAGCGTGTGCGAACAACTGGCACACTCAAGGAAGTTCGGCCCGGACAATCAGAAGCGGCGATTCTCACAGCCTCCACCAAACCGGTTGTGTTGGGCTCCGCCTTCGACCTGCAAGACTCGGCCGCCAAGCTGCGCGAGCAGTTACGCGATGCCGCAAGTTGGTTGCCTCCCGATGCTGCGGGGCTGCTGCCAGGCATGGTGACCGGTGATACCAGCGCTCTTCCGGAGAGCCTGGAAGCGGACATGAAAACGACCGGAATGGTGCATTTGACCGCGGTCAGTGGCGCGAATTGCAGCCTCATTTTGGGCGGCTTCATCCTGCTTGCGAGATGCCTCAGACTGGCGCGTCCTCCGGCTGCCGCCTTTGCGGGATGTGGCCTTGGTGCCTTCGTAGTCTTGGTGGGACCGGAGCCCAGTGTCCTGCGGGCAGCCGTGATGGGATTTGTCGGGATGGCTGCGTTGACGGGCGGGTTGCGGGGAAGACCGCTAACTTTCCTATGCCTGGCTACCGTTGTGCTTCTTTTGCTGGATCCCACGCTTGCCAGCAACTTTGGCTTCCTCCTCTCCGTCCTGGCTACGCTTGGCATCGTGCTGCTTGCCAGCCGTATTGCGTCGTGGTTTCCTGGCACCATTCCCAAATGGTTGGCTGTGGGTGTGTCGGTTCCGCTATCCGCGCAGGTGCTGTGTGGACCGGTCATCGCGGCACTCCAACCGCAGTTCTCGCCGTATGCACTCATTGCAAACGTGATCGCTGGTCCGCTTGTGGCTCCCATAACGATTCTGGGGACTCTTTCCGTGCCGCTCTCCGCGATCCATCCCTTGGCAGCGGCGATTCCGATCGCGCTGGCGGGTGGCTGTGCCAGTGGTGTGGCGGGCATAGCGCGGTTCTTTGCCGGATTACCGGGCGCGGCGCTTCCCTGGGCAGAAGGACCGGCAGGCATCGTTGCCATGTCCATCTCTTCGGTGGTTACCGTACTCGTCGTCTGGACAGCCCTGCATCCTGGCGGCGTGCTTCTGCGGATGAGGGTCCTTCATCACCGGGTGATGGTTGTGTTGGAGCGGCTGGACAACATCGCACGGAGGAAGTAG